A genomic stretch from Hoplias malabaricus isolate fHopMal1 chromosome 4, fHopMal1.hap1, whole genome shotgun sequence includes:
- the myf6 gene encoding myogenic factor 6: protein MMDLFETGSYLFNDLRYIETDHSSLQNLDIAEVSPLYQANGSPLSPGRGEDCIPGEGGCDSSGEEHVPAPPGLQAHCDGHCLVWACKICKRKSAPSDRRKAATLRERRRLKKINEAFDALKKKTVPNPNQRLPKVEILRSAINYIEKLQDLLHTLDERERLSERSSFNYNLKEHNGTNSEYQWKKSFQVWQGSVDHSHQTEVCPAESSVSSLHQLSSIVNSISTENCEKVQCSEENAEK, encoded by the exons ATGATGGACCTTTTTGAGACTGGATCTTATTTGTTTAATGATCTGCGATATATAGAGACTGACCACAGCTCTTTACAGAACCTGGACATAGCTGAAGTGTCTCCTCTTTATCAGGCCAATGGCAGCCCACTGTCTCCAGGCAGAG GTGAGGACTGTATCCCAGGAGAGGGAGGTTGTGATAGCAGTGGTGAGGAACATgttccagctcctccaggtcTCCAGGCTCATTGTGATGGACACTGCCTTGTCTGGGCGTGTAAAATATGCAAAAGAAAGAGTGCCCCAAGTGATAGGAGGAAGGCAGCTACGCTGAGGGAGCGACGGCGACTTAAAAAAATCAACGAGGCCTTCGATGCTCTGAAGAAAAAAACTGTTCCCAATCCAAACCAGAGGCTGCCTAAGGTGGAGATCCTACGCAGTGCTATAAACTACATTGAGAAGCTCCAGGATCTGCTTCACACtctggatgagagagagaggctctcTGAGAGGAGCTCCTTCAATTACAACCTCAAAGAACATAAT GGGACTAACAGTGAATATCAGTGGAAAAAATCCTTTCAGGTTTGGCAGGGAagtgtggatcattctcatcaAACAGAAG tttGTCCAGCGGAGTCCTCAGTGTCCAGTCTTCATCAACTCTCCTCTATTGTCAACAGCATTTCCACAGAAAACTGTGAAAAAGTTCAGTGTTCTGAGgaaaatgcagaaaaatga
- the myf5 gene encoding myogenic factor 5, whose translation MDVLCSSQSFCSSSPDAQELISSGEPVCEEDAHVRAPGGLQAAGPCLQWACRACKRRSSSVERRRAATLRERRRLSKVNHAFDALRRCSSANSQRLPKVEILRNAIHYIHHLQELLREHVQEYYSVPQESSSEPPSPSSSSSCSDSMTDCSSPVWSQISLTPSSSYSYELHTVDNAMDRAVGASSLQCLSSIVDRLSSVDSGINVGLKNIEALSPAHSNSQCSSPESPFNRPVYHIL comes from the exons ATGGATGTTCTGTGCTCTTCTCAGTCATTCTGCTCATCTTCCCCTGACGCTCAGGAGTTGATTTCCTCAGGAGAGCCTGTATGTGAGGAAGATGCTCATGTGCGGGCCCCTGGGGGCCTCCAAGCAGCGGGGCCATGTCTGCAGTGGGCTTGTAGGGCCTGTAAACGTAGATCCAGCAGTGTAGAGCGGCGACGAGCAGCCACTCTAAGGGAACGCCGGCGTCTCAGCAAGGTCAACCATGCTTTTGATGCTCTGCGCCGATGCTCCTCTGCAAACAGCCAGCGGCTTCCCAAAGTAGAGATCCTCCGGAATGCCATCCACTACATCCACCACCTGCAGGAACTTCTCCGGGAACATGTCCAGGAATACTACAGCGTTCCTCAAGAGAGCAGCTCCGAACCACCCAGcccctcctcctcatcatcctGCTCCGATAGCATG ACAGATTGCAGCAGTCCAGTCTGGTCTCAGATCAGTTTAACCCCCAGCAGCTCATACAGTTATGAGTTACACACTG TTGACAATGCAATGGACAGAGCTGTCGGAGCATCCAGTCTGCAGTGTTTGTCCAGTATAGTGGATAGACTATCCTCAGTGGATTCTGGGATTAATGTTGGATTAAAAAATATTGAAGCGCTTTCTCCAGCTCACAGCAACTCTCAGTGTAGCTCTCCAGAAAGCCCATTTAACAGACCTGTATACCACATCCTTTAa